The genome window AAAGCACTGTTGAATAAGGAATCTAATGGTATACTAAACTGTCATGGCAACTTCAGGTGGGGGCATTAGCACACAGTAAGCTGACAAGCCACAGTCTTGCACTAAACGTTGGCTATTATTCTGTCTGTTTTTGTTACTACAGCGAGATTTCCCAAAGATTCGAGAGTATATGATGTTTGAGATTCTGGAGAAAAGATTGCGTGGATGAAACTGAACTTTTGGCTCTTTTGTATTCAATGTCATACATTCTCAACGATATTATTTGTTGTGCACTGTTTATAAAATTCACATGACAAATATTTATAGCAAGGAAATTGGTAATGGTCGTCATAATGACAAATgtgcacatgtataaatatctataattataaacagaaGGTGTGATGATTTCTTTGAGACCAGTCTTCCTCTTTCGTACAGTTATATCCAGGTGTGCTGCAATGATTAGCAATGGTGGCCAACCTGGCTGTAAAGCCACAGGACTAAAGTAAgtattgctgcatgcatgtacagttttAGTTTTAGTTTGCTATTTAGTATTAATTTTAGCCAAACATGTTTTGTAGTACAAATGCAACGTACAATTTACTATGTTTTTTCATCTACAGTTGCCAATTGTCGACATCATCTCAATCGAACCAAGGTGGTCAGAACCAATCACCCATCGATATCGTTACATCACAGACAACAAAAGGCTCCAAACTAAAGCCGCTGATTTTCAACGCTGGATGGGATCAAACAGTGTCTGGAACAGTGGAAAACACTGGCTACTACCTCAAGTTTACTGCTGATTCCACTGCTGATAAATGCACCCTCAAGACGTACAACGGTGACTACGTCCTCGACCAGTTTCACTACCACTGGGGCCAATGTGACGGTGAGGGGGCGGAGCATTACATGGACGGGAAGCAGTACGATATTGAGTTCCATTTCGTTCACAAGAAAGTCGGATTGACTGACCCTACAGCTAAGGATGCATTCTCAGTTTTGGGTGTCTTTGGAAAAGCAGATTCTGGTGCCAAAATGACTGGAGTTTGGGAAAAGCTCTCACCATTGAATGTTCTTCGCTGCGGCTCAAAGAAAAACATTGGTGATGTAGTTCAGTCGAACCTCCTTCCGAAAATGAAAGACTACTTCCACTATGAAGGCTCTCTGACTACCCCTAGCTATTCTGAGGTTGTGCACTGGTTTGTGTTGAAGGAGCCCATTTCTGTGCCTAGTGAGTATCTGGAGGCTCTGAGGAGAATGGAGAAAGATGATGGAAAGACAATCTGTAATAACTTCAGAGAATTGCAAGATGTCTGCTCTCGCACTGTGGAGAGATTTGAAACTGAACACTGAACATTAAATGCTAGATTTATTTATTTTGTGCTCCTTCCAGTATACTATAATAACGTTTTGACtgtaccatagatagtagaggtaggaatcctctactatctatgagaataaaaagtgtgcaatttgagccccaccccttttcAGTTACCGTGCACGACGATCTTTACCATTTAGAGGAGTACTTTAATACTAGATCCAGAAGACTCGATATGATGGAAGAAGCAATGATTTCCAACGGTCTACTGATACGGATCACCATCTCTGTGCTGCTCTCAGCTCTGCTCTCCCTGTATGGTCTGAGGAAGGGATCTCTGAGCCTCTCTGGTGGAGTGGCAGCCTTTGCAGTGGGCTTCATACACACTATGTCCAGTGGGTGCTTCTGTGCTGCCTTACTAACCTTCTTCCTGACTTCGTCTCGTCTCACCAAATGGAGGGGCCAAGAGAAGAGGAGGATCGAGGCAGACTACAAGGAAGGTGGTTATGCAATAATTTAACGCATTTATCTCACTAGACGTCTGCTTGGCTTTGTGAGATTTATTGGCTGGAAATTAACTGCTATGATACTTGACCCCATAAAAAaaccatgtataattatatacgtgtaGAGCCTTGCGTATAATCTGGTACAACTTTATTTTTATACTGTAACTAGTTTATGTACGTGCATTTATTAACTGACTCTAATTCTCTGATTGCAGGAGGTCAGAGGGACTGGGTACAAGTGCACTCCAATGGGACTGTGGCATGTGTGGCTGCCCTGCTCTATTGTCGAGTGGCCGGATTTCGTGAGACCCCACTATCACCTGACACACTCACTCTCTTCTCCCTTGCCTGTCTGTCTGCACTCTCCTGTTGCTGTGGAGACACCTGGGCCTCAGAGGTCGGCTCGGTATTGGGGGGAGCCCCCAGACTCATAACGACAGGGGCAAGAGTACCAAAAGGGACGAATGGAGGAGTCACTCTCGTTGGGTTGCTATGCAGTTTTGCTGGTGGTGTGATCGTTGGACTGGCTTATTTTATAGCGTTGGTTTGTTTTGTGAATTTCTCCGAGTACTCGGTCACCATTTCCTCGCAAGCTCTGGTGATTTTGATTGGTGGCTTTGCTGGTCTGCTAGGATCAATTATCGATTCTGTGTTGGGAGCCACTGTTCAGTTTTCTGGCTATTCTGAGAAATTGGGACGAGTGGTGAATGAAGAGTCTTCGGGAGTCAAACACATCTCAGGAATAAACATTTTAGATAATCATCAAGTGAACTTTGTGTCTTCATTGTTGACAGCTGTTATTGTTCCACTGTTGTGGTCGCTGTTGTGCAATCATGTCATCGAAGATttttaattattgtattaaAATACAAGCTTTGTACTAGGAGCCCTAATTAATTTAATGCCatgatcacatgcatgcattgttttatacatttgcatgcacttcacataattaattagctGTACCATGAAGCTAATTGCATGCGCATGTGACATCAGCAACATCACCCAATTTTCACATTAACacgcagtatatatatataattatcacaagaTTTTTCATAAATAATGTTCATAGACTGACGAGGCAGTGATGCACAAATCAAAACACACCTATGTACTAAAACTAAGATTGTTTCCTCTCAACTAAATGATAAGTGTCCTCGTTCATTACTTCATACTCTCTGCTCCGATACTCCAACAGTTGGTTCTCTCTCCCGTGGGTGGCCTCGTTATACAGCTGCTCTATGACACGGTCCAGTGGCTTTACACCTCCAAATTCTGCAAATTCTCGATACACCTCCCACTGTCTTTCTTCCAAATAGTGTCCGGCAAGGTAAGGGGGAAGCCCCTCGTCTAATCGCTGCTGATAAGTTTTTTCAACATCCTCCAGCATTTCCTGTTTTGGAGGAAGTGCTTTCTCTCCACGCCACACTCTCACAATCCACTGAACTTGACGATCAAACCCGGGTAATGGAACAACTGCAAAATAAACTCCAATCATTGCCATTGATGGATGGGCGACATTGAAGGTGTGCTTGTAGAGGTGAGTGACTCTCTTTCCCTCGACAACCTTGATACCAGACTCTTCACTGAGGAATGGATAAGAGTACAAGTAGCCGGTAGCCAGAACAACACAGTCCACACTTCTCTCTTCACCATTCTCGAAACAAACACTACCATCTTCCTTGAGCTCGGAGATACCAGGCAACTGCTCAACATTTTGCGGAACTTTCGACTTCAAAGGTCCGTTTCTGCTGCTCAGATGGACTACCTTAGCGTGAGGGGATAGATCAACGATGAGGTCCTCCCCTGAAGGCCCTGTGCCTACCACCAGCACAGCTTGTCCAGCGAATGGTTCCGGCTCTCTGTACCAGTGACTGTGGGAAACCGGACGGGGGAACGAGGAGAGGCCTTTAATCTCAGGCACAGAGGGAGCAAAGAAGTGCCTGCAGTAAACACAAGAACACTATTACCACAAGAACACTATTATGGTGAACAGTGTGGAGTAACTATAATTGATAGTCACATCAAACTTCGTATGAGAAGACGGAAGTCATATGGCAGTAAATCATGCTCACCCATTACAGACAAATACGAAGTCAAATTCCTTCGAATTTCTTTCTCCTGTTGTTTGCGATTTTGTCACAATTCTCCACTTGACTGAGTCCAGAGAATTCTTCGCTGGGGGTGAGGGGAGGGGTATCGGAGTAACCTGCTCAACCAGTTTCCCAAACTCGATAAATCTGTCAAGTTGAAAATGTTCACAGTATTTCTTGAAGTAAGTGAGGATTTCACGATGAGTGGGGAAAGAAGGAAGGTGGTCATCATAGATGGGGAAGTCAGGAAATAACATCATCTCCTTCGGAAGATTCGTCCTGCACAACACAGTAATAAACATCGTCTAATAAAATAATACAGTGCTAACCTCAAGTTCTTGTAAGTGCTGCTGTGAGGTCCATGAGAGCTTGCTGTTCTGACATCGTCTGGTAGACCCGGCTGTGGAGAATGATTGCTGTACACCCAGGTGCCCCCCACCTGCTCACTCTGCTCATACACAGTAAACTGGAAGGTCTCGGGAAACCTACTGAGGTGTCTGGCACAGCACAGCCCTGCTGCACCGGCTCCTATCACTGCAACTCTCAGCATCTCCTttaatatagctagctaattaATTATTAGTGCAGCTTGATTGATTATCTTCAATACAAAGCCTAGGGCTAATTCGAGGGTAATTTCTAAGCTGCTCTCAGCACCTCACCTACAGAAAAATCAAAATGGTTGAAGTAATTGCAATTATAAGgacacaataaaattatttatttattttttgtCCAAAAGAAAACATTCTTCTCCAATGATTTGGTAGTTAATGTTTCTGAAATCCCGAATTCTATTTGTCCTACTCTGAATGACTACATCGTATAGCTTCTTAATTAC of Halichondria panicea chromosome 9, odHalPani1.1, whole genome shotgun sequence contains these proteins:
- the LOC135340997 gene encoding carbonic anhydrase 2-like, translating into MISLRPVFLFRTVISRCAAMISNGGQPGCKATGLNCQLSTSSQSNQGGQNQSPIDIVTSQTTKGSKLKPLIFNAGWDQTVSGTVENTGYYLKFTADSTADKCTLKTYNGDYVLDQFHYHWGQCDGEGAEHYMDGKQYDIEFHFVHKKVGLTDPTAKDAFSVLGVFGKADSGAKMTGVWEKLSPLNVLRCGSKKNIGDVVQSNLLPKMKDYFHYEGSLTTPSYSEVVHWFVLKEPISVPSEYLEALRRMEKDDGKTICNNFRELQDVCSRTVERFETEH
- the LOC135340995 gene encoding transmembrane protein 19-like encodes the protein MMEEAMISNGLLIRITISVLLSALLSLYGLRKGSLSLSGGVAAFAVGFIHTMSSGCFCAALLTFFLTSSRLTKWRGQEKRRIEADYKEGGQRDWVQVHSNGTVACVAALLYCRVAGFRETPLSPDTLTLFSLACLSALSCCCGDTWASEVGSVLGGAPRLITTGARVPKGTNGGVTLVGLLCSFAGGVIVGLAYFIALVCFVNFSEYSVTISSQALVILIGGFAGLLGSIIDSVLGATVQFSGYSEKLGRVVNEESSGVKHISGINILDNHQVNFVSSLLTAVIVPLLWSLLCNHVIEDF
- the LOC135341232 gene encoding uncharacterized protein LOC135341232 — translated: MKRVAVIGAGAAGLCCARHLSRFPETFQFTVYEQSEQVGGVWVYSNPTPGKVPKDVRDVVKSGEPNRIPFHSTIYKHLITNLPKEIMLFPGFPFNDHLPSFVHHTDVRSYLEKYTEHYKLDRFIQPGKLVDCVSPLPQTSADQIDSVRWSVSTQGLSTGQMESEEFDFVLICNGHFFEPNIPDFKGLLSFPRPVIHSNFYREPEPFSDKNVLVIGVGPSGLDIMLDIAKHAKVVYLSSRREYLKTKVPDNMEWLPDVSELKEDGCVYFENGEERSVDCVVLATGYLYSYPFLSEESGIKVVEGKRVTHLYKHTFNVAHPSMAVVGVNAGFIPFPAFNLQVQWILKVWNGMRTLIPKLEMLQEIEDIYKSRLEEGLSAQRAGHYLQEKQWELYDQFALLGGLKPMPPVIKKLYDVVIQSRTNRIRDFRNINYQIIGEECFLLDKLAILKEMLRVAVIGAGAAGLCCARHLSRFPETFQFTVYEQSEQVGGTWVYSNHSPQPGLPDDVRTASSHGPHSSTYKNLRTNLPKEMMLFPDFPIYDDHLPSFPTHREILTYFKKYCEHFQLDRFIEFGKLVEQVTPIPLPSPPAKNSLDSVKWRIVTKSQTTGERNSKEFDFVFVCNGHFFAPSVPEIKGLSSFPRPVSHSHWYREPEPFAGQAVLVVGTGPSGEDLIVDLSPHAKVVHLSSRNGPLKSKVPQNVEQLPGISELKEDGSVCFENGEERSVDCVVLATGYLYSYPFLSEESGIKVVEGKRVTHLYKHTFNVAHPSMAMIGVYFAVVPLPGFDRQVQWIVRVWRGEKALPPKQEMLEDVEKTYQQRLDEGLPPYLAGHYLEERQWEVYREFAEFGGVKPLDRVIEQLYNEATHGRENQLLEYRSREYEVMNEDTYHLVERKQS